From Chloroflexota bacterium, the proteins below share one genomic window:
- the recQ gene encoding DNA helicase RecQ — protein sequence MPPTPIYTIGYGARENEAFFAALKAHQIEFLIDVRSQPYSRHQPEFTKSALEDALQANGIRYVFMGDTLGGRPDDEACYIDGVIDYAKLAAQPFYRRGIERLHNASRQGHRVALLCAEIKPENCRRTRLIGQTLSAEGIEVLHIDENDEIISQDQALLRLSVKTSKVSPKNSPAEESSLRPLRSTTATAELESTLQQTFGYPEFRPLQRRIIENVLRKHDSLAVMPTGSGKSLCYQLPATLFPGLTVVVSPLISLMEDQVLELREWGIAAVYLNSTLTFAEYDATVERIRAGDVKLLYAAPETLLRPETMSLLENISVDALVIDEAHCISEWGHDFRPEYRQLAGLRERLPKAVTLAVTATATRRVRADIKTSLAISDANEFISSFNRENLILRVDDKIAGVAQVRAFLDTHKNQAGIIYCATRDGVDTLTAQLAAAGYPALPYHAGMQDADRRTHQHRFRYEDDLIIVATIAFGMGINKSNVRFVVHYDLPKNIESYYQQIGRAGRDGLPAHCLLLYAYGDVGTIRYFINQEPPELRRGAEMRLQAMLDFVETQTCRRIPLLNYFGEKFPDEDCEACDHCLAQKQDDQADPDADSAQIDLTAPARLLLNCALQTEQIFGAAHLIDVLRGSRAKKILQFKHDQLEIYDKGNGYTKDQWRHMATQFVRQGLLQRTPPHGSLRVTEAGRAVLDGGEFFGALPGAIPGVAAAPKAAHDPGLFELLRALRAQLAAERNVPPYVIFNDRSLVEMATYFPQTPETLIQIYGVGQRKVEEYAPHFLPVIQAYCAENDLQPIPKPAPTPATRHSQPATHKRTDYIYKQYQSGESIAAIAADLGFTEGTILKHLKKAHAAGRPLRVEGLKASSQLATQDELRVIQAFNDLGPDFLRPIFDVLDGQIPYEQLHLWRLIYLATRAA from the coding sequence ATGCCCCCCACTCCCATCTACACCATCGGCTATGGAGCCAGAGAAAACGAAGCCTTTTTCGCCGCGCTCAAAGCCCACCAGATCGAATTTCTGATCGATGTGCGCTCGCAGCCCTACTCGCGTCACCAGCCGGAATTTACCAAGTCCGCGCTGGAAGATGCGCTGCAAGCGAATGGTATTCGCTATGTCTTCATGGGCGATACCCTGGGCGGCAGGCCAGACGATGAAGCCTGCTATATCGATGGGGTGATCGACTACGCCAAACTGGCCGCCCAGCCTTTTTACCGCCGCGGCATTGAACGCCTGCACAACGCCAGCCGACAGGGTCATCGCGTGGCGCTGCTGTGCGCCGAAATAAAGCCCGAAAACTGCCGTCGCACGCGCCTGATCGGTCAAACGCTGAGCGCTGAAGGCATTGAAGTGCTGCATATTGACGAGAACGATGAGATCATCTCGCAAGATCAGGCTTTGCTGCGGCTCTCCGTTAAGACCTCAAAGGTCTCACCAAAAAATTCTCCGGCGGAAGAATCCTCGCTGAGACCTTTGAGGTCTACAACCGCTACCGCCGAACTCGAATCCACCCTCCAGCAAACCTTCGGCTATCCCGAATTCAGACCTTTACAACGCCGCATCATCGAAAACGTACTGCGCAAGCACGACTCGCTGGCAGTGATGCCCACCGGCAGCGGAAAATCGCTATGCTACCAACTGCCCGCCACGCTCTTCCCTGGCCTGACCGTGGTGGTCTCGCCGCTGATCTCGCTGATGGAAGATCAGGTGCTGGAGTTGCGCGAGTGGGGCATTGCCGCCGTCTATCTCAACAGCACACTGACCTTTGCCGAATACGATGCCACCGTCGAGCGCATCCGGGCCGGGGATGTGAAACTGCTCTACGCCGCGCCTGAAACCCTGCTGCGCCCTGAAACGATGAGCCTGCTCGAAAACATCTCCGTGGACGCGCTGGTGATTGATGAAGCGCACTGCATCTCGGAGTGGGGGCACGATTTCCGCCCCGAATACCGCCAACTGGCCGGGCTGCGTGAGCGTTTACCCAAGGCGGTTACACTGGCCGTAACCGCCACCGCCACCCGCCGCGTGCGCGCCGACATCAAAACTTCGCTCGCCATCAGCGACGCCAACGAATTTATTAGCAGTTTTAACCGCGAGAATCTGATCTTGCGTGTTGACGACAAAATTGCAGGCGTCGCCCAAGTGCGCGCTTTTCTCGATACCCATAAAAACCAGGCCGGCATCATCTACTGCGCCACCCGCGATGGGGTAGACACCCTCACCGCCCAACTGGCCGCGGCGGGCTACCCGGCGCTGCCCTACCACGCCGGGATGCAAGACGCCGACCGCCGCACCCACCAGCACCGCTTCCGTTACGAAGACGATCTCATCATAGTCGCCACCATCGCCTTTGGTATGGGCATCAATAAATCCAACGTGCGCTTCGTGGTGCATTACGACCTGCCCAAAAACATTGAAAGCTACTACCAGCAAATTGGCCGCGCCGGGCGCGACGGCCTGCCCGCACATTGCCTGCTGCTCTACGCCTACGGCGACGTGGGCACGATCCGCTACTTCATCAACCAGGAGCCGCCCGAACTGCGCCGCGGCGCCGAAATGCGCCTGCAAGCCATGCTCGACTTCGTCGAAACCCAAACCTGCCGCCGCATCCCACTGCTAAACTATTTTGGTGAAAAATTCCCCGATGAAGATTGTGAGGCCTGTGATCATTGCCTTGCCCAAAAACAGGACGACCAGGCCGACCCCGATGCTGATTCTGCCCAGATTGATTTAACCGCCCCGGCGCGCCTCCTGCTCAATTGCGCTCTGCAAACCGAGCAGATTTTCGGCGCCGCCCATCTGATTGACGTTTTACGCGGCTCGCGCGCCAAAAAGATTCTGCAATTCAAACACGACCAGCTCGAAATCTACGACAAAGGCAACGGCTACACCAAAGATCAATGGCGGCATATGGCAACCCAATTTGTGCGCCAGGGACTGTTGCAGCGCACCCCGCCCCACGGATCGCTGCGCGTCACCGAAGCAGGCCGCGCCGTTCTGGATGGCGGCGAATTCTTTGGCGCGCTGCCCGGAGCCATCCCCGGCGTAGCCGCGGCCCCCAAAGCCGCCCACGACCCCGGCTTGTTCGAACTGTTGCGTGCCCTGCGCGCCCAACTGGCCGCCGAGCGCAACGTGCCCCCCTATGTCATCTTCAACGACCGTTCACTGGTTGAAATGGCAACCTATTTCCCCCAAACACCTGAAACCCTGATCCAGATTTACGGCGTAGGCCAGCGCAAAGTCGAAGAATATGCCCCGCACTTTCTCCCCGTTATCCAGGCTTATTGCGCCGAAAACGATCTCCAGCCCATCCCCAAACCCGCGCCGACGCCTGCCACCCGCCATTCGCAACCCGCCACGCACAAGCGCACCGACTACATCTACAAGCAATATCAGTCCGGTGAGTCGATTGCCGCCATCGCCGCCGATTTAGGCTTCACCGAAGGCACCATTCTCAAGCATCTCAAAAAAGCGCACGCCGCCGGGCGTCCGCTGCGGGTGGAGGGGCTAAAGGCCAGCAGCCAACTCGCCACGCAGGATGAACTTCGGGTCATACAAGCCTTCAACGATCTCGGCCCCGATTTTCTGCGTCCCATCTTCGATGTTCTCGACGGGCAAATCCCCTACGAGCAACTCCATCTCTGGCGGCTGATTTACCTGGCAACCAGGGCGGCATGA